The sequence GGTCTGCAAAGCGCGCAGCCGTTCGGTCTGCCACCCGAGCAGTTCGTCGGTCATGCCCTTGAACGTCTTGCCGAGCATGACGAATCCGCCGGTCTCCGGGTCGCGCGCGGCCAGATGAAGGTTGCTCAGCCAGCCCTTGCGCCGGCCGTGGCCCCACTCCGCGGCGACCACCACCAGGTCGAGCGTGTGGACCGGCTTGACCTTCAGCCAGGCCGAGCCGCGCCGGCCGGCGTTGTAGGGCGCGTCGAGGGATTTCACGACCACGCCTTCGTGCCCGCGGTCCAGCGCGTCCTGCGTGAACGCCTGCGCGGCTTCGGGGTCGTCGGTGACCAGGCGCGGGGCCAGGGCGGCCGGCGGCGCGATCGAGGCCAGCAGGTCGGAGCGCTCCCGGGAGGGCAGCTCGGTCACATCGCGGCCGTCGAGGTGGAGCAGGTCGAACAGGAACACGGTAAGCGGGATCTGCTCTCGCATCCGCCCAACATCGCGGCGGCTGCCGGTCCGGCTGGCCGTCTCCTGGAACGGCCGCGGACGGCTGTCGGGGGCCAGGGCGAGGGCCTCGCCGTCCAGGACCGCCGAGGACACCGGCAGCGCCCGGGCCAGCGCGACCGCCTCCGGCAGCCGGTCGGTGATGTCGTCCAGGCTGCGGGTGAAGACCTGGACGTGGTCGCCGTCGCGGTGGATCTGGACCCTGATCCCGTCGAGCTTCCACTCCAGTGCTGCCGGGGCTGCCTTGGCCAGCGCCGCGGGCACGTCGTCGGCGGTCCCGGCCAGCATCGGCTGGACCGGACGCCCGACCACCAGCCCGACCGCGCGCAGTCCCGGGACGCCGTCGCGCAAAGCGGTCTGCGCGGCCGCCGCCAGGTCGCCGCCGAACATCGCCGCCCGCCGCACC is a genomic window of Catenulispora sp. MAP5-51 containing:
- a CDS encoding ATP-dependent DNA ligase — translated: MRLLDLATTSAAVSGTSARSAKIALLAERLRTAGPEEIRVAVHYLSGELPQRQIGVGWATLRDLPAPAAGVADGTADVAEARALEVAEVDRILEEVGQTSGAGSQARRRDLLAALFARATAEEQDFLRRLLTGELRQGALDGVMADAVAKAAEVPAVEVRRAAMFGGDLAAAAQTALRDGVPGLRAVGLVVGRPVQPMLAGTADDVPAALAKAAPAALEWKLDGIRVQIHRDGDHVQVFTRSLDDITDRLPEAVALARALPVSSAVLDGEALALAPDSRPRPFQETASRTGSRRDVGRMREQIPLTVFLFDLLHLDGRDVTELPSRERSDLLASIAPPAALAPRLVTDDPEAAQAFTQDALDRGHEGVVVKSLDAPYNAGRRGSAWLKVKPVHTLDLVVVAAEWGHGRRKGWLSNLHLAARDPETGGFVMLGKTFKGMTDELLGWQTERLRALQTSADDWTVRVRPELVVEVAFDGVQRSSRYPGGVTLRFARVVRYREDKKAQDADTIDAVRAIGHA